From Paenibacillus sp. PvR098:
TCCTGATTGTAGCTTTCGTATCCGGCATCGGTTTCTTATTTTTAAATATGAAGATGAAACGCGGTCATTGGAATAAAATATCCGTATGGAATATGAAATCAGCCTTACAGTACAATCGATGGGTCTGGATCCTTTGGGGACTATTTATTACGGTGGTGACGCTTGTTACCACAGCAGCCCGATTTGGAAGTAATATTTGGTACTTCAGACCTGTTAGTATCACGGGACCGTATCAATGGACCGTGCTGGCCATCGAATATGCGCTGCCCTTCATTTCGGTCATCATCCCCTTACTGTTCAGTACATCAATAAAGCTTGTTCAAAAATATGAGGCTGGTGAGTCATATGAAGGCAAGAAATAAATTCATCATGGGTTTGATTGTTGTTGGGATTGCCTTATTCGGAATGGTTCAGGGAATCATCATACCTCAAATCGCACAAAACGAGCAGCAGTATGCGGCTGCGCAGCAAGACCCGTTAACACACGACTTTGAAAACATATTGAAATATAAAAATAAGTACATGGGTAACGCCGGTAATGTATCGAATCTTTTTCGCTCACTGCCATTAAATAACGTGGATAGATCCTTTCAGCTCTATCCGGATACCTATACAGTACAGGTAAACTACAAAGAATCCATTGGGGACATCGGTGAAGATCAGCTGGATCGGGGGCTCATATACAATTCCACAGCGGCGTTTGCTTTAATTGATAACCTTGAAGCTATCCATTTTCATTTTAGCGGAGCATCTGCTAAGGTGCTGCGAAGCGATGTTGAACGTTGGTATGGCGTGAAAGCCTCTACCTTAGCAGAACAAGGGAATTGGCGGAATAGGGTTCAAAGCAAGCTGGTTGATGAGGAGTATGTACGTCAGTGTAAAGAAGCGATACTTCAAATAGGTTAGAGCTACATCCTCTCCAGCCTTTCAATTCTTGAAGCCATGGAAGGGTGTGTGCTGAACCAGCTCGTTCCTTGCTTTTTTCGTTCCTTGCTAAAAGGATTAGAAATATACATGGAAGCTGTAGTCTTATTGGCACGCAGTACATTAAGATCGCTTCCGCTTATTTTGATTAAGGCATTTTTGAGGCCTGTCGCGTTTCGCGTCATTTCAATAGCCGTCGCATCGGCCAAGTATTCCCGGTTACGGGAAACGGCAAAGTGAACAAACCTGGCCGCAATAGGGGATAAAATGATAAAAGCCAAAGCTATAACATAAACAGCCGGGTGCGTTTTCTTATTGCTGTTGCCTCGCCGTTGGTGGAACAGCATCCGTGTTCCCATATCAGCTAAAATGGCAATCACCGAAATCAATGCAATACTGATCGTCATCAGACGAATATCATAATTTCGGATGTGGGCAATCTCATGAGCGGCGACAGCTTCCAGTTCCTCCCGGTTGAGCCGCTCCAGCAAGCCTGTTGTGAAGGCAACCGCTCCTTTTTCCGGCTTGATTCCCGTTGCGAATGCATTTGGAGATGGATCTTCTACAATGTATATTTTGGGCATAGGGATGCGAGCCGGGATACATAGCTCTTCAATAATATGGTAAAGCTGCGGGTGCTCCTCCCGTGTGGCTGGTCTCGCCCCTGACACACGGAGCACCTGAGAGTTTGCTGACATATAGGTAATCGGGACATAAAAAACAAGCACTGCTGCCGCCCATCCCAAGCCTAACCAAATATTTTCATAACCCAGATAACCCACTGCGCAGCCTGCCCCAATGACCAAAATACTAAAAAGCAAAACAAGCAGAATGGTTTTTCGTTTATTTTGCTCAATTTGTTGATACAGCACGGTCATCACCCTTTACTTTAACGAACCAGCGTGAAACATGGTTAGAATGAAACTTTAGGCACCGCTTTTTCCGCTTCCGGAATGGTCAGCAGCTGCTCTTCTTTGAAACTAAACATGCCGGCAATGATATTCGAAGGAAATGACTCGCGCTTAATGTTATACTCCGCTACCGTTTTGTTGTAGAGCTGACGGGAATAGGCCACTTTATTCTCGGAATTTGTTAATTCCTCCTGCAGACGGAGAAAATTTTGGTTTGCCTTCAAATCAGGGTAGGCTTCCCCTAATGCAAAAATGGACTTTAACGCGCTTTGGAGCTGGTTGTCAGCCTCAATTCGTTCATTCGGCGTGCCGTTCAGCATTTGATTTCGAGCCTGAATGATCTTTTCCAATGTCTCTTGCTCATGCTTGGCGTAACCCTTCACTGTTTCCACAAGGTTTGGGATCAAATCATGACGACGTTTCAATTGGACATCAATCTGGCTCCACGATTCTTTAACCCAATTCCTTAATTTAACTAATCCGTTATATGTAGCGATTACATATAATACAACGATGACTACGATACCCAATCCTACCCATGCCATTCTCATCAGTCCTTTTATTTTAGTATAGGTGGTACTACGTTTTATACTTAAAACCGTTACAAAATGGCGAACTAGCGATGTATTCGTTTTATCGGAATATGAAGTCAGTCTTTTTATTATCTGAGCAAAAAAAATCCTTTACAATGAAATGGCAGGTAGTTCCTGTCCATAATCCACTGAAAAGGATGCGGCTTGACCGGATGAAGTCCGGATATCCGATCGTCTGAGCTGCCATTTTATTGAGGAGTAGCGGCTCGAAAAGGATTTAGAAACGTCTTTGGTACCTTGGTTTCGAATCTCATGAGTTCTCCCGTTGCAGGGTGCATAAAAGCTAACACTCGTGCGTGGAGTCCGAGTCGCCCAATCGGTTTGGCTTTGGAGCCGTATTTTTTATCACCCACGATGGGATGCCCTATGTCCTGCATATGGACGCGAATTTGGTTTTTTCGCCCTGTTTCGAGATGAACCTCCAATAAGGAGAAATTTCGATTGGATTGAACGACCTTGTAGTGGGTCACGGCCCAAAGTCCGTCGTTGGGATAGGGGCTGGAATACATTTTTAAGGTGCTGCTTTCTTTTAACCAAGACGAAACCGTACCTTCCGTTTTCTTGACCGAACCTTCAACAAGGGCGATATAGGTACGTTCCTTGACCATATCCTGCCATGAGTTCTGCAGGGTTTGCTGCACCTTCTCGCTTTTGGCGAACATCATGACCCCGGAGGTATCCCGGTCCAGCCGATGCACGACAAAAATCCGGTTGTTGGGATTGTTCCTGCGCACGTGGGCTGTTAGCTGCCGATACGCCGTCATCTCGTTCTCTTGTGGAGAAGCAATGGATAGCAGACCGGCGTCCTTCTGAATCACGATGATGTCCTCATCCTCGTGCAGAATCGTGAGCCCGATGAGGGGGGGAGCTTCTGCAGCCTTTTCTTTTTGAATGGTAACCGTTTGTCCGGGTTGAAGCGGATAATTGTACGCTGTAACGACCTGGTCGTTAACCGATACTTGTCCGCGAGCCAGAACAGATTTAACGGAGTTGCGGCCAAGATTAGATAAATGATGTAATAAAAAAGGCAGCAGCTCCATCGGCTCTTTAACCGTATAGAGTTTGGCTTTGGCCTGCCCCCCCTCAGGATGGTTCTGTTTCTTTTTGGTGTTGATAACATTCGCCTTTGTCTTCCTGCTCTTGAACTCTTTTGCCATGGTCGTTTCTCTCCGTTTCATCTTCTGTTGCTATTACTATACCATGTCCGCAGGAAATAGGCGAAATGCAAGCATACCGCAAGGAGGAAGGATTAGGCATCCGCGTATTCCGGGTGATATACTCAAAGTGGAATGAGTACTGAGCCCCAAAGGAGCTGAACACGTTGGCGCAGACGGAAACGATGATCCAAGCAAACGGCTTGGTCAAGAGATACGGCGAGTTTACGGCTGTCAAAGGCGTCAACTTCGAAGTATACAAAGGCGAGGTCTTCGGGCTGCTAGGTCCCAACGGCGCCGGTAAGACGACGACGATGGAGATGATCGAGGGTCTTCGCCGACCCGATGACGGATATGCCTTAGTAGCAGGCTATGATACCCGAACCGAGCTGAAAAAAGTGAAGGAGGTGATCGGCGTTCAGCTGCAATCCACCTCTTTGTTCGATTTGCTCAAGGTACATGAAATTGTAAGGATGTATGCGAGCTTTTATCCGGAATCCGTGCCGATCGACCCGCTCTTGGAAGATATGATTCTCCAAGAAAAACGGAACGACCGTGTGAAAAACTTGTCCGGAGGCCAGAAACAGCGGCTGGCGATCGCGCTCGCGCTGGTGAACGATCCGCAGGTGGTGTTCCTGGATGAGCCGACCACAGGGCTTGATCCGCAAGCCCGAAGGACGCTATGGGACATTGTGCTGCGGCTGAAGGACCAGGGCAAGACCATTGTCCTGTCCACGCATTATATGGAAGAGGCGCATGTGCTTTGTGACCGGATATGCCTGATGGACAGCGGTCAGGTGATTGCGCTCGACACGCCTAGGAATCTTGTGCGAAGCCTGCAGTCGGACAGCGCCATCGAGTTCCGGCTGGAGGGGGCGGAGGAATGGGACAAGGAGCGCATGAGCCAGGTGCTTGAGCTTCTCGGGAAGGTCAATGAAGTGAAGCAGGCGGATCAGCGCAATGAGCTGTTTGTGCTGTATACGGACCATTTGCAGACCTCCTTGGTCGAACTGATCGGCTTGGCTTCTCAGGAGCAGTGGAAGGTGCAGGATTTGCAAACGCGTACGGCGACCTTGGAGGATGTGTTCATTCATATGACGGGAAGGAGCTTGAGAGAGCAGTGAAAGCCTATATTCAATTAACGCTAGCTCAGCTTAGACTGTTTGGGCGTAACCGTCAGGTGCTGTTTTGGACGCTCTTTTTCCCGGTCTTTTTCATGGTTATGCTGGGTTCGTTCCTTGGCAAAGATACCCCGGTCACCGTATCGGGAGTGGTCATCGATCTGGACCAAACTGCGGCGTCGCAGGCTTTGATCGGAGCCTTAGAGGAGAATCCGGTCCTGCAGTTAAAGTCCGCTCAAGAGCTCAATGCTGAATTAGAGGTGCTCAAGCGCGGCGATCATCAGCTGGTGGTCGTCATACCTCAAGGCTTTGCGAAACAAATGGAGGCAAGAACTAGAGCCACCATGCCGAATCCAAGCAGCCAAGCATCCGCGGCCTTGAAGGTATATTATGACGAGACGAACGCCGCCGTATCGCAGATTGGACTGCAGCTCCTCACGCCCATCGTAGACGGCATTGACAAAGAACTGTCGGGCTACTCGCCAGCCATCAAGATCGAGCCGGAAGGCGTGCAGTCGCTGAAGCTCCGCTACATTGATTTTCTTGTGCCGGGTATTCTGGCGATGATGATCATGTCCAACAATTTGAACGGCGTCACCGCCCAAATTGCATCGTGGAGGGAGCGGGGCATCCTGCGGCGCATGCAGAGCACGACATTGCACGCTTCCACTTTCATTGGGGCGCAAATTACGGCACGGCTCGCATTAAACGGGCTTCAGGCCGTTATTGTCCTGCTCGTGGGATATTTGTTCTTCGGTACGCAGGTGAACGGATCCTGGCTGACCCTGTTGTTCTTTATCATGCTCGGCACGCTTGCCTTCATGGCGACCGGGTTCATCGTGGCCGGTCTGGCGAAGACGCCGGAAAGTGCAGCGCCGATCGCAGGGTTCATTTCGTTTCCGATGTTGTTTGTCGGCGGCGTCTTTTTCCCGATCCAAAATATGCCCGAGTTTCTGCAGCCGGTTGTGAAGCTTATTCCTATCAGCCATCTCACCACTGCGCTGCGGCAGGTGATGAATGTCGGCGCGACGATGGGAACGATGTGGGTGGAAGCCGTATTCCTCGGCATATGGCTGGTGCTTGCGTTTATCATTGCCAGTCTGACCTTCAAATGGGAATGATACGGACACATGTTTTTTTTCACCATAATGGGAAATGCTAAATAACGTAAAGACGCATAAGGTATAGAGGGGCATTTTTTTTAACAGTGAGTTGATGTTCCCTTAATCTTGCATTCATGTTGGCAAGGTAACATGAATGCAAGAACTTAAAAGCGAAAGGACGATGTTTAGCATGATCCTGTATCAAATGGCTAAAAGACTGGAAGAAAGAAACCGGCTCCAGCATACGATCAACAATCGGACTGAAGGCGATGTTACGGAGCTTATGACGCAGAAAGAGCAGGTTCAAGCTCAATTGACGACACAAGCCAACATATGGTCCGAAGACGGTCAGGACGAATTTATGCTGGCCGCGTTGAATCCGGATGCGGAATGGATGCAGCAGAACCCCTATATGCAGTAACAGCAAAATGGATCCTTATGGTTCCATTTTTTTTGTTTTCTGAGTAAAATTGCTTTGACGTGCCTGTTACTATAGTCGGCGCAAATTTTAGTAGGTCATAGGGGTTAGAGATTATGAGTACCAATACGTCTGTTTTAGAGGCAAAAGGAGATTTTCTTCAAGGGGTTAAAGATTGTATTCCTACGTTACTGGGGTATTTAAGCATTGGCTTTGCTGCAGGCATTATTGGAAAGACGGCGGGTCTCAGTGCGGCTGAAATCGCTCTAATGTCCATCCTCTTATATGCCGGTTCGGCTCAATTTATTATGGCGGGGATGGTCGCCGCGGGCCATTCGGCTCCAGCCATTATTTTTACCGTATTCTTTGTTAACCTGCGTCATTTATTGCTTAGTGCGGCGTTATCGCCTTTTTTTCGCCATCTCTCACCGTTCAAAAACATGCTGATCGGGTCCCTGCTTACGGATGAAACCTTTGGTGTGGCGATGGGTCAGACATCGAACCGGGAAGCGATCAGTGAAAAATGGATGCACGGTCTTAATTTGGCGGCTTATGTGAACTGGATTATTGCCAATATGGCCGGGGCATTCTTGGGACAATGGATTGCTCAGCCGGAGCAATATGGCTTGGATTTTGCTCTGCCGGCTATGTTTATAGGGCTTCTGGTACTGCAGATGACAAGCCGCGGCCAATTTGTGGTAGATATGAGCGTTGCGGTATTCGCTGTTCTCGTGGTTATAGGAGTCGGATGGGTATCGTCGGGAAGTATTGGTATTATTGTAGCCACTATAGCAGGGGCTACCTTGGGGATGGTGATCGAACGATGGAAGTGAGATGGCATATTTTATTGGTCATTATTGGCGCATCGCTGGTTACGTTCCTTCCCAGAGTTATTCCCCTTATGGTGTTAAGCCGTATACCCTTGCCGGATTGGGCGCTGCAGTGGTTAAAGCATGTGCCGATAGCCGTCATGGCCGCTTTGGTTGGACAAGAGCTGTTCGTATCGGACGGAAAGCTCCTGCTGCTTAAGAATGTGGATCTGGCAGCCGGCTTGTTCACGTTTATCATTGCCATCAAGACCCGCAGCCTGTTATGGACGGTCCTTGCCGGTACCGCTTGTGCTATGGTGCTTCGTATGGTTTTTCATTAATGTACGGAACGGGGCCGTGCGCACCTGATTCTTTTGTGTTCCCCTCGTTTTCCGTGTAAAATAGGGGTACAAATCGAGTAAGGCCAATCGCAAACAAAGAAGGTTTAAACCCAAATGAAAAGCATTGTATTATCTACACTTAACGCCAAATATATTCATACCTCCCTGGCTCTTAGGTATTTGAAGGCTTACAGCCAAAATGACTTTCCCGATATTCGTATTGCCGAATATACGATCAAGGATCCCGCGATGAACATCGTATCGGATTTGTATCAGCGAAAGCCGGATGTGGTGGGATTCTCCTGCTATATATGGAACATCGAAGAGACGATCGTCGTGATCGGCATGCTCAAAAAAATTATGCCCGAGCTGGTCGTGGTGCTCGGCGGTCCGGAAGTGTCTTACGATACGGATTATTGGATGAACCGTCTCCCCGAGGTGGACTTTATCGTCATGGGTGAAGGGGAAGAGACCTTTCATCATCTGCTATCGGAGCTGCAGGGTGACCGCGCCTTCTACAGCGTGTTCGGCGTTGCTTACCGCAAGGAGGACCGCGTGATTATCAACCCGCCGCGTTCGAAGCTGGCGCTCGATGCCATTCCGTCGCCTCATCGTTTTGCGGAGGATATCCCGAGCCTTGCGAACCGTGTCGTTTATTTTGAAACGAGCCGGGGGTGTCCTTTTAGCTGCCAATTCTGTCTTTCTTCTATCGAAGTGGGCGTCCGGTATTATGATATGGAGCGGACGAAGAGCGATTTGCTGTATTTGATCGATTCCGGCGCGAAGCTGATCAAGTTCGTGGACCGGACCTTCAACATCAAGCGCGATTATGCGCTGGAGATTTTTGATTTTCTCATCCAAAATCACCGGGGCTGCGTGTTCCAATTCGAGATTACCGCCGACATCATGCGTCCGGAAGTGCTGGATTACTTGGCAGAGCAGGCACCGCCCGGGATATTCCGGTTTGAGATCGGCGTACAGTCAACGAATGATCTAACCAACACGCTTGTAAAAAGGCGGCAAAACTTTGCCAAGCTGACCCGTACGGTCAAGAAGGTCAAGGAAAGCGGCAAGATCGACCAGCATCTCGATTTGATCGCCGGCCTGCCGGAGGAGGACTACGGCTCCTTCCGCCGGACGTTTAACGATGTGTTCGAGCTGGGTCCCGAAGAGCTGCAGCTCGGGTTCCTGAAGATGCTGCGCGGCACGGGGATGCGCCACGATGCAGAGAAATACGGCTACATTTATATGGATCATGCACCTTATGAAATTCTTGGCAACAACATTCTCCCGTTCAGTGATCTGGTGAGGATCAAGAGAGTCGAGGATGTGCTCGAAAAATATTGGAATGCTCATCGCATGGATCATACGGTCAAGTATTTGATTAAGCATGAGTTTCCGTCGGCGTTTGATTTCTTCCAAGAGTTTGGAGATTATTGGGAAGGACGGGGCTGGCAGAAGATCGGCCATCAGCTGGAGGATTTGTTTACGCGGCTGCATGCTTTCTTACAGTATCGCGGGACGGCTGAGCTTGAGGTCATCGAAGGCTTCATGAAGCTCGATTATTTCCTCGGACATAAGTACAAGCCGCGCAAAATATGGTGGGACTTCACGCTGGACAAGTCCCGGCAATCGGAATTTATGCGCATGCTGGCAGACCGTCCGCAAGCCGTATCGGCCTCTTTCGCTCAGCTTGCGATCGGCGAGAAGGATTTGCATAAGCATGCGATGATCGAGATGCTTCCGTTCCGTCTAGACCATTACTTGGAAACGGGAGAGCTTGACCGTTCTGCGGAGCAGCTGCTGATAGTCCATTTCCCGCCGGCTGCGACCGCCCGTACGCAGTATTTTACTATGGATGTAGAGAAGTCCGCTGTCTTGTAATCGCTAGCGGAAAAAATAACACCACCTCCCGAGGCTCGAGAGGTGGTGTTATTTTATTTATGGCAAGTAGCTGCGAAGCACGGTTAGGCTGCCGGTAAGCGAGTAATCTCCGAGATTGGCCGGAAGCAGGTAGCATTCGCCCGGTTTAACGGGGAGCTCGCCGTCTGCCCAGCGGATGGAGCCTGTGCCGTCGCAAATGATATGGATGATGAAGCTGTCCGGTGTAGTTTGCAAGCCCCAATCACCATCGACCTGACCTTTTTCCGTTACGAAGAATGGGGAACGGGCTAGTGTCAACCATTGATTGACAGCGGGAAGCTCCGTCTTCATATAAGTAGCGCCCGAGCCTTCATAGGCGATGACGTTCAGGGAATCTTCGATATGCAGCTCTCTAGGCTTGCCGTCCAAGCCCAGACGATCGTAATCGTACAGACGATACGTGCTGTCGGAATTTTGTTGGATCTCTGCTACCAGAACGCCTGCGCCCAGTGCATGGACCGTCCCGGACGGAATATAGAAGGAATCGCCGGCCTCGACCGTAATTTCATTCAAGCAATCCATAATGCGGTTTTCTTCGATGGCCGTGGCAAGCTGTTCACGGTTTACGCCGTTCTTCAGGCCATAAATGATTTTAGCGCCCGGCTTGGCATCCAAGATATACCACATCTCGGTTTTCCCAAGTTCTCCTCGCGGAAGACGATCATAATGGTCATTAGGGTGCACCTGCACGGAAAGATCGTCCTGACAATCGAGCAGCTTAATCAGCAGCGGGAAGCGGCCGTTTATCTTGGAGAAACCTTTGCTGCCGAATAGAATCTTGCCGTATTGCTCGCGAATTTGATCCAGCCCCATACCGGCCAGTTCGCCGTTCACCACGGTGGTTGTCCCATGCAGATGATCTCCGATCATCCACCCTTCGCCGATGTGCCCCTCTGGAAGCTCAAGTCCGAACTGTTCCAGAGCGCGTCCACCCCATACTCTTTCTTTGAATTCCGGTTTGCATTGAAGCGGATATGGTTTCATGGGCTTCTCTACTCTCTATGATTTGTTTAACTAGAATTATATCAATCCGAGTATTCAATGGCTATAGGCAGGAGAGGAGGATAAAGGGTACTCATTCATCGTTTCTCGATCGCAATCAGATACGGAGGACGGTTAATTTGATTCATGAAACGATATTGCAGCACTTGAAATTGCCCCTGTGGAAGCTCAGCAGCCCACTGTTCGACAGCAGCGGCTTCTTCTTCACCGCCTGGATGGCCAGTGTACAGGACTGTCGTAATGATGCCTCCACGGCGGAGCAGCTTGGCGGCAGCTTCCAATGCCGTGATTGTTGTATGGGGCTGTGTGATCGTGTCGTGATTGGCCCCCGGCAGGTAGCCAAGGTTGAACATGATCGACGCCACAAGCCCATGCTGATGCTGAGGAATGACTCGCAGCAGCTCGGCATGGCTGCAGTGGTGCAGCTGAACACTCGTGTCTGGGTGCTCTTTGGCTACCCGCGCAGCCGTAAGATCTAATGCCTGCCGCTGGATATCGAAGGCATGGACGGTTCCTTGTGGTCCAACTAGACGGGCCAGGAAGGCGGTGTCGACTCCATTGCCTGCTGTGGCGTCAACAGCCGTATCACCGGCTCTCACGCGTTCTTCAATTAATTTGTGGGCAAAACTGAGAATCGAAACAAACCCCACTTTAGGTCAAACCTCCTTGTAGCGATAACATTCTCTATGGACTCTATTGGTGGCCGATCTGACGGTATCCGCAGCCGGTTCTTTGGCTTCGAAGGCAGGCACCAGGATGCCTGCCTTTTGTTAATTTGGAGCGTCTTTATCATCTTCTATACGAACCGGTTCACTTATGTTAGCCGGGGCCCATAAATCCCTCTCTACGTTTTCGACAGCTGGCTCGGCCGCATCATCGGGCTCGGACCTCACCGTCGGTGGAGCTACCGGCTCCGGCAGCATGGGTGCAGCTCTTTCGCCATCAGACATCGCAGGACCTGCTCCAACTGTGGGGGGATCCACGATGTTCATCACGGGGGCCTTTGGCTTCGATTCCGGCTCTTTCGGCGAAGCAGGTGTTCTGCCGCCCTCTTGCAGCACGGAGGATGCAGGGAGCTCTGGGACAGAAGGTGACTTTGGAGCCTTGGGAGCCGGTTTTGCTGCTTCTGGAGGGGCTTCTGTATCTCCTCTCACGCTGTCCGTGGGGGAGTCAACCGCCGCGGGAGCGTCAGGCTCCGCTTTCGGAGCAAGGGCTTCCGTGGAAGGTGTTGTATCGGTAGAAGAAGTTCCGGTCGGCGCGGGGGGATGCGCAGGGGGTTCATTCGCGCATCCAGCCGCTAGCAGCATCACAGCACCCAACGTTGAGTATAGGAGTTCCTTAGTACCCCGGAGCATATGTGAACCACTCCTTTCAAGAAATACATATTGTCTTTTATTTATTGACGTCATCTAGGCATGAACTGTTGCAGTCGCCAAGCTTTGCAGCCGCTTTTTGCCCTGCCAGGTATCACGGCGCCGAAGCTCCTCGTCGAAAGCATTGAGCACTTCCCATTTTTTGAGGCTCCACATCGGTCCGATGAGCAGATCGCGCGGCGCATCGCCCGTCAAGCGGTGCACAATCATTTCTGGGGGCAAAATTTCTAGCGTATCGACTACCAAACGGACATATTCATCCTTCTCCAGGAACCGCAGCAGTCCGGCTTCATACTGCTTGACCATCGGCGTCTTACGCATCAGGTGGAGCAGGTGGATTTTGATGCCTTGCACATCCATGTCGGCCACCGCGCGTCCTGTTTCCAGCATCATCTCATGAGTTTCCTGAGGAAGACCGTAAATAATGTGCGCACAAACGCGAATGCCCCGTGCCCGGAGCTTCGCGACCGCATCAAGATAGCACTGTGTATCGTGTGCGCGGTTAATGAGCTGCGATGTAGATTCATGGACCGTTTGCAGCCCCATTTCGACCCATAAGTAAGTCCGTTCGTTCAGCTCCGCCAAATAATCGATCACATCGTCCGGCAAGCAGTCCGGCCGCGTAGCGACGGACAAGCCGACAACACCCGGCTGCTGCAGGATCGCTTCATAATATTCTCTCAGCTCCTCTACGGGAGCATAAGTGTTTGTGTAAGCTTGAAAATAACCGATATATTGCGCCTCTGGCCATTTTTGATGCTGGAGATCGCGGATTTTGCAGAATTGTGTCACCAGGTCATCGCGGCGGCTCCCTGCAAAATCGCCCGAGCCTCGCGCGCTGCAGAAGGTACATCCGCCTGTCGCGATCGTGCCATCCCGGTTCGGACAGGTGAAGCCGGCATCCAGCATGACTTTAAACACCTTGG
This genomic window contains:
- a CDS encoding type I phosphomannose isomerase catalytic subunit, yielding MKPYPLQCKPEFKERVWGGRALEQFGLELPEGHIGEGWMIGDHLHGTTTVVNGELAGMGLDQIREQYGKILFGSKGFSKINGRFPLLIKLLDCQDDLSVQVHPNDHYDRLPRGELGKTEMWYILDAKPGAKIIYGLKNGVNREQLATAIEENRIMDCLNEITVEAGDSFYIPSGTVHALGAGVLVAEIQQNSDSTYRLYDYDRLGLDGKPRELHIEDSLNVIAYEGSGATYMKTELPAVNQWLTLARSPFFVTEKGQVDGDWGLQTTPDSFIIHIICDGTGSIRWADGELPVKPGECYLLPANLGDYSLTGSLTVLRSYLP
- a CDS encoding TIGR01212 family radical SAM protein (This family includes YhcC from E. coli K-12, an uncharacterized radical SAM protein.) gives rise to the protein MNHSPTIEPLLWGDKRFHTWNYEMREQFGTKVFKVMLDAGFTCPNRDGTIATGGCTFCSARGSGDFAGSRRDDLVTQFCKIRDLQHQKWPEAQYIGYFQAYTNTYAPVEELREYYEAILQQPGVVGLSVATRPDCLPDDVIDYLAELNERTYLWVEMGLQTVHESTSQLINRAHDTQCYLDAVAKLRARGIRVCAHIIYGLPQETHEMMLETGRAVADMDVQGIKIHLLHLMRKTPMVKQYEAGLLRFLEKDEYVRLVVDTLEILPPEMIVHRLTGDAPRDLLIGPMWSLKKWEVLNAFDEELRRRDTWQGKKRLQSLATATVHA
- a CDS encoding class I SAM-dependent methyltransferase, encoding MGFVSILSFAHKLIEERVRAGDTAVDATAGNGVDTAFLARLVGPQGTVHAFDIQRQALDLTAARVAKEHPDTSVQLHHCSHAELLRVIPQHQHGLVASIMFNLGYLPGANHDTITQPHTTITALEAAAKLLRRGGIITTVLYTGHPGGEEEAAAVEQWAAELPQGQFQVLQYRFMNQINRPPYLIAIEKR